A genomic region of Rhodococcus pyridinivorans contains the following coding sequences:
- a CDS encoding alpha/beta fold hydrolase, which translates to MDVRHASWFGDPASPILGHVHLPADRRARGAVVLCPPLGKEHLDTYRGVKALAEQLAERGLAAVRFDYTGTGDSAGDQDSPDAVAAWQRSVVTAVETARASGAEHITVVGLRTGALIAATALPECGPADAVVLWDPIVSGRAMLREQRALYRLALGADDPEDPRVSIVGGVLAPEAADALGALKIDPRSLNGTRTLLATRPTARETAAVSALATALGGDELSLDAHESFVTPSTLHSAIPTEQLTRIADWVVADAPAATREVHFPECGRAVVATTDSGLPIHESVEYLGPNEMFALRTHGVAPEWFDTEGFGTEGFGTDRFGAPRRSIPTVLFFGTAYEHRLGPSRLWVELAREFAAHGISTIRFDRTGVGDTGTAHGATPTPLYSDDSDRDALDAVAALGIDPQDLVVIGLCSGAWYSSWVTLRGAAHSAVLVNVILWCTHRRKSLRADLGPNAPDVPAIATPAEPQTISLRARIKPWAQKYLPYPLWLLLGRIGVTQVPEVGLEALRRAGVSTTVVLSAEDHRWFLTQRGEEGLRRLRRRGFTGDILTSEVGEHSGRQRDGREFLRTAVTSTVLSRFGSRTADPAADEYVS; encoded by the coding sequence GTGGATGTGCGACACGCGTCGTGGTTCGGCGACCCTGCGTCCCCGATCCTCGGGCACGTCCACCTTCCCGCCGACCGCCGCGCGCGCGGCGCGGTGGTGCTGTGCCCACCCCTCGGCAAGGAACACCTCGACACCTATCGAGGCGTCAAGGCTCTCGCCGAGCAACTCGCCGAGCGGGGACTGGCGGCAGTGCGCTTCGACTACACGGGCACCGGAGACTCGGCCGGCGATCAGGATTCGCCCGACGCGGTCGCGGCATGGCAGCGCAGCGTCGTCACCGCAGTGGAGACGGCCCGCGCGAGCGGCGCCGAGCACATCACCGTCGTCGGACTGCGCACCGGCGCACTGATCGCGGCGACGGCACTGCCCGAGTGCGGACCGGCCGACGCCGTCGTGCTGTGGGATCCGATCGTCTCGGGCCGAGCGATGTTGCGCGAACAACGCGCCCTCTACCGTCTCGCCCTCGGCGCCGACGATCCCGAAGACCCCCGGGTTTCGATCGTCGGCGGGGTTCTCGCCCCCGAAGCTGCCGACGCGCTCGGCGCCCTGAAGATCGATCCGAGGTCGCTGAACGGCACACGAACCCTGCTCGCGACCCGACCCACAGCCCGCGAGACCGCCGCGGTGTCGGCGCTCGCCACCGCACTCGGCGGTGACGAGCTCTCCCTCGACGCCCACGAATCCTTCGTCACCCCCAGCACACTCCACTCCGCGATCCCGACCGAGCAGCTCACCCGGATCGCCGATTGGGTAGTTGCGGACGCGCCGGCCGCCACCCGCGAGGTCCACTTCCCCGAGTGCGGCCGCGCGGTCGTCGCGACCACCGACTCCGGGCTCCCGATCCACGAGAGCGTCGAATATCTCGGCCCGAACGAGATGTTCGCGCTGCGCACGCACGGGGTCGCCCCCGAATGGTTCGACACCGAGGGGTTCGGCACCGAGGGGTTCGGCACCGACAGGTTCGGCGCCCCGCGCCGGTCCATCCCGACGGTGTTGTTCTTCGGCACCGCCTACGAGCACCGACTCGGCCCGAGTCGTCTCTGGGTCGAGCTCGCACGCGAGTTCGCCGCGCACGGCATCTCCACTATCCGGTTCGACCGGACCGGGGTCGGCGATACCGGCACGGCACACGGGGCGACGCCCACGCCGCTGTACTCCGACGACTCCGACCGCGACGCCCTCGATGCTGTCGCCGCCCTCGGCATCGATCCGCAGGACCTCGTGGTGATCGGCCTGTGTTCGGGTGCGTGGTACTCGTCGTGGGTCACCCTCCGGGGTGCAGCACACTCCGCCGTGCTCGTGAACGTGATCCTGTGGTGCACCCACCGCCGGAAGTCGTTGCGCGCAGATCTCGGTCCGAACGCACCCGATGTTCCGGCGATCGCAACCCCGGCGGAACCGCAGACGATCTCCCTGCGAGCCCGCATCAAACCGTGGGCGCAGAAGTACCTGCCCTATCCATTGTGGCTGCTGCTGGGCCGAATCGGCGTGACCCAGGTTCCCGAGGTCGGGTTGGAGGCACTGCGTCGCGCGGGTGTGTCGACCACGGTCGTGCTGTCCGCCGAGGACCACCGGTGGTTCCTGACCCAGCGCGGAGAAGAAGGACTTCGCCGCCTGCGCCGACGGGGCTTCACCGGGGACATCCTCACCAGCGAGGTCGGTGAGCACAGCGGTCGGCAGCGGGACGGGCGCGAGTTCCTCCGCACGGCGGTCACCTCGACCGTGCTCTCCCGTTTCGGGTCCCGCACCGCGGATCCCGCTGCAGACGAGTACGTCTCATGA